Proteins from one Helicobacter ganmani genomic window:
- a CDS encoding RNA pyrophosphohydrolase — MKKETKTYRPNVAAIILSPKYPLTCELFIASRTDIKNAWQFPQGGIDKSETPKEALFRELKEEIGTNKVDIIAEYPEWISYDFPPQVVKKMYPYDGQIQKYFLVRLQEQREIDIDTEKPEFDAYKFVGVNDLFNHITYFKRPVYKQVLEYFKRKGYL; from the coding sequence GTGAAAAAAGAAACCAAAACTTACAGACCTAATGTCGCTGCTATTATCCTTTCTCCTAAATACCCCTTAACTTGTGAATTATTCATCGCAAGTCGGACAGATATTAAAAATGCTTGGCAATTTCCACAAGGTGGAATTGATAAATCTGAAACCCCAAAAGAAGCATTATTTCGGGAATTAAAAGAAGAGATTGGAACAAATAAAGTAGATATTATTGCGGAATATCCGGAATGGATTAGTTATGACTTTCCACCACAAGTTGTCAAAAAAATGTATCCTTATGACGGACAAATTCAGAAATATTTTCTAGTGCGATTACAAGAACAAAGAGAGATTGATATTGACACAGAAAAGCCCGAATTTGACGCATATAAGTTTGTAGGTGTCAATGATTTATTTAATCATATTACTTATTTTAAACGTCCTGTTTATAAACAGGTTTTAGAATACTTTAAAAGAAAGGGGTATTTATAA